From the genome of Trichosurus vulpecula isolate mTriVul1 chromosome 6, mTriVul1.pri, whole genome shotgun sequence:
TTCAGACAAAACCCCTTTGGCTAGGGTCTCTCATGATGATGTCATGGGCTATTCAAAATCCAATGCTTTTAATTTACTCAGGGTGCTCTTCTCAGGCCCTAAGGACTCCAGGTCCCAGGATGGCCTGGGAGAGAGAAGCTTGGACAAAGAGGAAGAATGGCTTATGTCTTGCAGAGTGGCTTTCAGCATCTCCAACTCACTGCTACCTAAGGCTATCTTTACCTGGACCTTTATATGTTATTGCTTTGTAACCCAGTTCTCATCCACAGATGTGACATTACAAAATGAAACACAGATACTTAAGTCACTCCCCGCCCCCAACTCTCTCCTCTGCTAGGGACCTGATCCTgcctatattctttttttctcttgacaTGGACAACTCTGGGTTATCTGTTAcatgttctttccaactctagcaAGGTATAGTGGGGAGAATGCTGAATTTAGAACCAAGActtaaacctctctctctctctctctctctctctgtctctctctttctctctcttcgaaattcatcttgtttatacattacttatatttatttctctttctccctccccagaaAACCAGCTTCttataataatgaaattttaaaataggaagaaaggaaaaaactctATAAAACCAACCAATTTATCAAAAAAGTCTGATATTATATGCAGTTTTCTAAACTCATGTTCTCCCTGACCCCCACCCAAATACTTCTGGAAGAAGCAGGAGCAGGTGTTTTCTTATACTTCTTCTTTAGGGATTAAGCTTGGAAGGCATTTATGTGGTACAttgggtagaacactgggcctggagtcaggaagatgagttcaaacctggcctcagatacttgtgtgacattgggctaGTAaattaaactctgtttgcctcagtttcctcatgtataaaatggggatgatagcacttcaaatgagatatttgttaatcccttagcatagtgcctggcacagggtggGTGGTATATAAAGGCTAGTTATTATAATAAGGTGGTATCATTAAGCTTGGTCTCAGCATTCAGTTCTGATTGTTTTGTTATcgatgttctttccacttacatatTGTCTTCGTTGTGTATGgggctctcctggttctgctttcttccctttgcctcagttcatataagtcttttcatgcttctccaatacaggtctcttgattccatcACTTCTTAACTTAATAGagtctcagattcttcatctataaaaacatACAATATAGAATAccatagatacaaatatatactatatatacaaatacaaaatactatatatacacaaaaaaagaaatatgaatacTCATTCAACCTGCCTAGAGAGGAAGCATGATATAGTGGACAAAGAGAGTTGAGCTTTAAATGAAAAAGCCTTGGTTCAGGGCCTGCTTCTGAAACACGCTGACTGTGTGACATCAGGTAAGTCATTTTCGTTCTCGATGGTCCAGGGACCTCTCTAAGACTCTGACCTACTGACAAGTTGTTGATCTTCATtggtgggcggggggggggggggggggggggagatagtTTTCACACACAGTTCTTCCTATGGAGGAAATTACAGTTCCAGACCAAAAACTCCCTGTCTCATGGAATAGTTCTGAGGAGAGAATTTTGTAAACCTTACCATgttatagaaatatgagttattatgcCATTTTCCCCTCCTGTCATTTGGAGCCAATAGTGGGCCCTTTACCTTCTGTACTTTTCAGACAACAATACCATGTCTAGGCATCCCCTCCTCCATACTCCTAATCAGCAAGGCTAGCAGCACAAAGGTGAGATGGGGTAATTATATAACTTATAATAGTAGTAGCTTGCATTTATgcacagcacctactatgtgtcaggcactatactaagcatttttaaattgttctctcatttgattctcacaacaacccgggAGATAGATGTTGTAAttaacctcactttacagatgaagaaactgagacaaacaaacaggttaaagaacttgcccacggtcacacaattGGAGGCTCATTTTgaattctttctgactctgtACCTGGTGCTCTATTATGCTACCTACTTACTTGGTAAATCGAGGACTAGAGTAAGGTCAGATGTCCTAAAGTAAGCATGGCAAAGAGCGCAAGGAAGAGATAAGACAAGGAGAGAGCTGGAGAAGGGTCAGATCTCCTAAAGTTTCCCCAATGCCTTGGGAGACCTGCTAAGAGAGTCGGCATAAACACCACTGGATGGATTATTTCTCCTAGTTAATCATTCGTAGGCACTGATTCATAGAAAGAAGGTCCAGTCACATTTCTGCCTGGCCTCACATAATTAAAGGTGGGAAGTTCCTGTTTGGGGTGTTCCACACATGCTCTGATCTTTGACTGACAGACCTGAAAGGTAGAAATACCGGACTACAGCACCAGTTCCCACAGACATTCATGTGATGGGAAGCTGTCAAGGTATTTTACCTTTGTCCTTCTTCCTCCTGCAGCTCTTCACTAGAGTGTTGCGGGGATCAGTGCCTCAGTGCTGTGGGTGTGGGACACAACCACTGACAGCTGTAGAAAGGATCCGCCTTGTAATCTGGTGGCTTCATTCAGAAAATGTCTAGGCTATGTTTCCTGCAAAGTCTCAAGCTGCCAGTATCCTTATCCCTTACCCTTCTAAGCCCTCTGGGAATCCATTTACCCATCTCCAGGAGTCATGGACTGAAAACGAGCAAAAATGAGCTTTTGCATGTCTGAAAAACATCATAATTCGTCTTTCAACTTGATACATAGACATAACGATAGGATTCACTAAGAAATAAAAGATTCAGTTCATCGACAGATATTTGtcatgtacctactatgtataaggcacaggagatacaaagaaaaaatagagtagttcctgccctcaaggagcttacacattgctggaggggagaaagaggaagaagacatgtacacaaataagtaaacataaagaatataaaaaaatatatgaaacaattttaagaggaagaaaacaatgaCAACCGATGGGAATTAGGAAAAGACCCATGTAAGAGCTGGATATTTGAGGGAGCAAGGCATCCAAAAAGACAAAGGTGAGATCTGTGCATTGCAGGTATGGGAAGTTACCTGTACAAGGGCATTTGGGGAGAAATGTTGTGTACACGGAACAGCTAGTAAGTCAGTTGACAAAAATGGAGATTGTGTAAAGATGAAAGGTAAAAGTgaataatgtaaaataagaatagaaaagCAGGTGAGAGCCAAATGATCAAGGACTTTAGATTGGTTTGAACTTCAGCAGGAGAtgggatcatagaatttcagagttcataggAATCTCCATAGTCATTCATATTGTACAAGTTCTACCTGAAACTGGAACTCTTGTTAAAGCATCCCTTTAAatgttagtggggaaaaaaagatgttcTGAATGTGGAAATTTTGAACAGACAATCTAGAAAATTGGACCTATTTGGAGACACCTACAAAGAAGAAAACCCATTTAGAGTAAtagattcattttacagatgaaaaacccaaggcccagagagggtaactCACCCACAGCTACACAGTCAATAACTGGCAGTTGACACTAGAACCCAAATATTCAAGACGCTACCTATAAATCCCTTCTATTCTGATATGCAGTGAGTCTGTGTGTGCCTAAGTTGGTTAGGCCTACATATGGATGATTTCAGACCAATTAGGGGCCAAattgctatatctttgaaataaatatccctttttaaaagctaattgttGTTAAATAGTTTAATGGGCCTGAGGTGCTAGTAACTTCCTCTCACCACTGAGCAAGCACCACCAGTGCAAGCGTAAGACAATGTTAGAGAAAAGAAACCCAAACAATCCTCAGGGTAACCTAATGCCCTGAGGGGGAGATGTAGAGTGTCTGGCCCCAAGATAGTGGTTCCGGAGATATGTACCCCAATTATGTACCCCAAATGGGACACAGTAGGGCTTAAAATGTATATTGTTATGTTTATATGTTTCATTGGTCATTTATCAAATCCTGTTCTGTGTTGTGAGCTGTCATATCTTTTTACACGTAAGTGCCATATCAACTAAGCTGTGAACCCCTTGAATACAGAGATTTTGTTGGAGCATTCTTTATACTCCCCACTCTGCCTAGCATGggaccttgcacatagtagatatttaataaatatttgctactCTAGCTTTTCCTGCTACAGTCATTAATTTGCATGGGCTGTTTGGTGTTGCAGGCAAACCCATGAATATTGTCTGGAGATTGCTTCTGGCCTTGGGATTCTGATACTGAGAAAGGAAACTCTTCTATCCTAAGCTCAGAAAAGTGTATAAACGAAAATGATGGTGATCTTGATTTCCTTTGATAAAAGTTGaaaattgtgggaaaaaaaagagaccagGGTGGTGGGGCATGTCTGTAATCCTTGGTACGAGGGGAAGGTTAAGGCTTCTGGATCTCTTGAGTTAGGCATTCTAGACAGAAGCTGCAATAGGGGTAGAGATAATTGGCTGCCACACTATGTCTATGTGAGCCCCTGGGAAGACAGGGCCAACATATGAATGAACCAGTCCAGGTCAGAAAACAAAGCAGTTTAAAGCTTCCCTACCAATTAACATTGGGATCAGGCCCTTAGAGACTGCTGCCCTTCCAGTCCTGGTAAGATTGAGAGACCTAGTcttaaaaaaagtgaaagtagTGATAATTCAATCCCACTTGGATGCCAGGAAACTCATTATAATGACCATCTTCTCTATAAAGGGGTCAAGGGTCAGGTAAGCAGGAATATGGTAATGGTGATAAACAGGTGTCTTCTTGTGGCACCCCAGGCCTGTGCTTGTGCCAGGACAGTTAGAAGGACATAATGGAATACTTCTATCTGATTGACCAACATTGGCAGAATAATAGCAGGGATAGTGAAGAGACCAGAAGGCGGTAGTCATCGGGATCAATTTGGGTCACATCTGCATAAAGATAGCAGAGAATGAAGGAGCCGTGATGATCAGAGCAGAAATGCCTCTGAAGGTTGTTTATCCTAATGGATGGGTCTAAGTATCTGGATTGGTCCTTAATGAAAAGCAGAAGTTGGTGGGCAGCAGGGGAAAATGTGTAGAATTCCCCTGGGCAATCATGCAACAAATGCGAGGAGGGAGGAGAGTGATATGTGGAGTGGATCATGGTGCAAGACTGAAGCACAGCAGATGGGCTGCCTGGCTTAGAGACGAGATACCGCAGCACCTGCTGAGCTCAGCATTAGCACAGCCAACAACTCGGAGAGAAGAGCCGATCATCTGGTTGTTGGGATGGAAATTGCTTGGGAGACCACATGACCCTCAGTTTTGCTATTCAGGGCATCAGCCTTCAAATGGATCAAATCAGTTAGAGGGTCAGGGGTTTTCTCTGAAATCCTATTGCTTTCGTGGACTGCTAGCGAAGACGCGATCCAGGGATGCTTTTAGCTTGCATGGCCGCATCACACCGGCGAGGCGGGCACTTGTATGTGCTATTTAAACTGTCCAGAGACGCAGAGTAGGATATCAGCAAGAAAGAATAAGGGCCAAAGGAAGATACGCTCTGAGGGGAAAGGAGCAAACATCCCCCCTTTTGCAAGCCTTGGCAATCATTCAATCcctcaatcagcaaatatttattaaggccctgttatgtgccaggcactgggtgatgtgctggagagacaaagacaaaagtgaagtcaTACCTGCTCTCAAGGCGCCTCcagtctattgggggagacaacaaatgtgtgtgtatacatatatatgtgtgtatatatatatatatatatatatatatatatatatatatatatatatatatgcatacaaaataaatacaaggtagttttggagggagaaggaggaggaagtacTGAAAGCTGAGGGACCCAGAAGGGCCTCATGTAGGAGggggcatttgagctgagctttgaaagaaactagagattctcAGAGGTAAACGTGAGGGGGGAGTTCGTTCTGGGAATAGGGGACAGCTTGTACAACAATGTGTACATGGGAAGTGGAGGAACATCAAgacagccagtttggctggaccccAGAGTGAGTGAAGGGAAGTCATTTATAATGTCTGGAAAAGAAGCTTGGAGCCAGGCTGTACCAGGGCTTTGGAATTCCAAAGGGAaacatttgtatttgatcctcgaggtaacagggagccacgggagtttattgaataggggagtgacgcGGTCAGACCTGTGTTTAGGAATTTCAcgttggcagctatgtggaggatggattggagaggggaagaatctggaggtaggaagaccaatTAAAAGGCTATTGTAACAATCCCGGGGAGAGGGGACGGGGCCTGACCTGGGCTGGCAATAataggaatagagagaaaggaaagggtgcAAGAGATACTGTGGGCGTAGAAtgcacaagacttggcaactaacaGCACTGGAGGGATAAGGCGGAGAGAGAAGTCCGAGCTTGTTAATCCAGGTGAGGGCTCAGGCCCTCCCAGACGCTGCCCAGCTACGGAAAAATACTTGCCCACTGGCCCTCCAAGCCGAATAATTTCGGTCTTACACCTGTTGCCTCCACGCggtttcccccttctcttttgcAAACTTGGCTCTGTCCTGGAAAGGACAACGGCAGGCAGAGCAGCACGTGAATCTCGGAAGGGGCGACAAACGAGGTCGAGAGCAGAGCAGAAAGCCTCCAACAGTGTCGGGCCCAGGCCAGGCTCTCGCTGCGGCCGCCACTGCCTCGGCCTGGGCTCGAGGCAGCTCTccggggaagggggaggagtcaCACGGGGAGGAGCAAAACTCGGAGGCCCTGAGAGCTTAGTGGCAGAGGGAGAGCGGCAGGAGCTCGGGACCCATCGCGTCGCCCTAGGGGCGCCAGAGGCCCTGCCAGAACTAGACAGAGAGCAGCTGAGAAGAGCggtccttcctccccacccccacccggaGCCCGCCCCAGCCGGACTCGTCAGCTCCGCCCCGGAGGCGCAGGTCTGGCCAAAGCAACTTTGGGGAGAGTTTATGCCGAGCGCGCTGGGAGACGGGGGAAGAGTTGAAGCCCGGGCAGGGGGAGTTCCATTCACCCTGGCCGGGCTGCGGGGCTGCAGCAGCGGGGCCAGGCTCCCGTGGCCGCCCCTGACTCTCCCTTCTCCAGACCTCGGGCGCCGGGGGCGAGGGGCTCTTGGTTCACCGCCCCCAGACGTCTTGGGGAGGCGGCAAGGGGCGCAAGCAGGCGCGATCCGGGTGCACGATGGAGCCTCCCGAGGAGAAGATTTCGGTGTGGATCTGCCAAGAAGAGAAGATCATTTCTGGCCTCTCCCGCCGTACCACTTGCTCCGACGTGGTCCGGGTGCTCCTGGAGGACAGCCgccagcggcggcagcagcagcaacctcggcggcggcggcggcgacggcGGGCACGAGAAGAGGGAGGCGGAGAGGCAGAAGGGGACCCGCGGGGAGGGGAGCCGCAAGAGCCGGAGGAGGACGAGGAAGAGGCGCCCGCGCAAGGCATGCTCTGGGGACCCCCTCAGTGCTACTGCATTGTGGAGAAGTGGCGGGGCTTTGAGCGGATCCTGCCCAACAAGACGCGCATCTTGCGCCTCTGGGCCGCCTGGGGAGATGAGCAGGAAAATGTGCGCTTCGTCCTGGTGCCCAGCGAGGCGTCTCTACCCAACACGGGGCCCCGCAGCGCCGAAGCCCGGGTGGTGCTCAGCAAAGAGAGTCCGTGCTCGGGCCGGGGGGCCGCAGCCCGGCCAAGCCGGGCCCTGACGCAGGAGAAACAGCGGCGTGTGGTGCGCAAGGCTTTCCGCAAACTAGCCAAGATCAATCGGCGTCGCCAGCAGCAGCCACCGTCCCCTTGCTCGTCCACCTCTACGTCGTCCTCCACAGCCTCGTCGTCTTCCTCTCCCCTGACCCAGGACAGCGCTTCAGGCGAGAGGATGGAGACCCTGGTGCACTTGGTGCTGTCCCAGGACCACACTATCCGCCAGCAGGTGCAACGGATCCGAGAGTTGGACCGGGAAATCGACCGCTACGAGGCCAAGGTGCACTTAGACCGCATGAGGCGGCACGGCGTGAACTACGTGCAGGACACTTACCTGGTGGGGGCTGTCGCTGAGCTGGACGGGTCGGGGACCCTGAAGAAGGGCCCAGACGAGGAGCCTCCTCCTAGCAACGAAGGGGGCCCCGAGGCTGCGGCACTCGCGGAGTACGCCCGTCGGTGCGACCAGATGCTACAGCTTCAGGAACAGCGAGCTCAACAGGAGGAGCTGCTGGAGCGCGTGGCAGCTGAGATCCAGGAGGAACTGAACCAGAGATGGATGCGGCGGCGCCAGGAGGAGCTCTCGGGGCAGCTGGGCCCGGACGCCGAAGGCAGCCCCGAGGGCGAGCTCCTGTTGGAGCAGGAGAGGCTGAAGACGCAGCTCAGCACCAGCCTCTACATCGGCCTGAGGCTCAGCACCGACCTAGAGGCGGTCAAAAGCGACTTGGACTACAGCCAACAGCAGTGGGAACTCAAGGAGAGAGAGTTGCAGAGTCTTTTAGAGACTTTGAACTCTTTAGACTTCATGCCGAGCCCGGACGGGGCCGGGGAGCCCGGTTCCAGAGCTCCAGACCAAGAAGCGGGCGGGGATCGGGCTCATGAGGAGGCAGCTGCTGCTGGCGCGGGACCCAGCCCCGGCCCCGAGGTGTGGGTGGACCAGGCCCGGGGTCTGGCCAAAGGCTGCCAGGGCAACGATGAAGACTCGGACACAGGGCTGAGCTCCATGCACAGTCAGGACTCAGACTCTGTCCCGGTCTGTGAGTCTCTCGTGTAAGAGAAAAGATAggtgggaaggtaggaagaaagtgGTTTAGTCACCAAAAGTACGAGCCAGCTCAGGGATCCCATGGGGTGGTAGGAGTACCTGCTGCCGCCCCTTCTACCAGGCCTAGTGGGGTGTGTGCTGAGGGGGCATCCTCACAGTTTGGGCTAGGAAGGGCCAGATAAAGGGCATCTCTTTTTAAAAGGTTAGTTTTGTACCCAACCCAAACTTCAGCTGCAGAAGAGGGGAGTGGGAGGTAGAATGGACATCCGACTAACTGAGGAACCTTGGGTCCCAAGGGAAATGGTCCAGGCCCATTTTCAAAAGAGTATTATGTGGATTTCACTAATTTTCATTATAGTGAAGTCTTTAAATGGCATTTCTGGGAACAGTGACAATTGGAATACCAGTTTAGGGCATTAGGTACTTTGGTTGGTAAAGAAATTCCTTGAATTTTAATTGTAGCTCCAACTTGTTAAAACTAGCCAAAGAAGAGGCATTTGTGTTGGTCTCAGCCTTACATCCTGGAGAAAACACACAGCCCTGGCTATTAACATTTTTCAGCTGATACTAGACTTACCCATGTCCTGCATTTTTGGCCCTTTTATTTCACTTCTGAGGCTGACCTAAAACCTCAGCTCTCTCGCTCCAGAGTTCATACAGTGCATTCCAACAGAATCTGAGATGTAAAATCCTGGAAAGCCTGACTCTggttaaaatttaatttggaagCTTTGAGATTTGGTCTTGCAAAGTCAAGTATTTTGTCCTTTTGCAATTCATTGTGCTACTTCCATTAAGTTACATTCCACAAGTCTTtgttaagcagctactatgtgccaggcactgtgctaggttcttgGGGGtatgaaaaagaaacagttccttCCCCCAAGGACATGAATTTAGCTGCTGCTATTTCAGGAAAAATAAGAGTGAAGAGGGAGAAACTAAGGGAAGCTGTGTATCAAGGAATGAGCCATCTGATTTACagttcaaactcagactttgaaaGTCTCCTGACATTTATGAGTACATACCTGTATTTCTTTTGAATTGAACAGTGCCTCAAAGCCAACCTGAACTCAACACCTCACCCTAAACCCCAGAGAATGTATCTTTTACCTGCCAGAGGCTTAACTGAGACACTGTAAATAACAGTATTTGCTAGCTAAGGTTTCAGAAATCATTGAATGTACCCACTTCTCTCAATATTTCTCTAACAGGCCGTTTGATTAACAACCATAGTCAGCCAAGGATAAaggtatttttgttttaaagtgaCTTAACTGGAATGACTGAGTTCTGGACAGCTTATGCACACACGCCTAGAGATAAAAGTATAACAGCTTTTCAAAACCAGTTTCCAAAGCACCAGTGGACTCAGTGTAACCTTTTTAGTTATTTcaataaaaaaacccacaacttaTCAGCTATAGGATATTTGTCGCCTCTTTTGAATGAATCAGGCAGCCTGATTTCCTTTGGAAGCTGGGCACTTCCTGGAGATATCATCAGGCCCTCGAATAAGGTGTAAACAATGGTGAGTGTGGGGTGCCAGTCTTGGGTAGGCACTATTACTGTTATCAGCTGAAATGTTCAGATTGGGTCTGGTTGCAGCAGAGCTTTATCCATTTTTAAGCTAATTTATGAAAACAGGCTTCATAGAGAAGTTTCTTCTTTAATTGCTACAATCTCAAACTGGGTCCAGTTTTTGCAGACCAGAAAGCATGCCACTGTTTAATCGGTTTTCTTTGTGTCAACATATTTCTTCCACCCCATTGTTGATGCAGGGATGTTTTGAGATTTTTGAGTAAAATGATAGAGAATTAAGAGGTTCTCTTCATAATTGATACTTTTAGAAGAAACTTAACATATAATTATGGTCTTGTGTTTTCAGGCTGCACTTCTCTTCCTAAGCAGAGTTAAAATGAAGAAGGCGCAAAAAAAGAAGCCTCAGTGTCCCCAGACTACAATGTAATCACATTGCATACAGACCAAACCTAATGATAGCTTtgacaggaaagcagggactatacAATCCTTATTTACAGTTTAGCAAAAAATCCTGTCTGAGAGGTGTATGCACAGACGGGTCTGACCTAGTAAGagtgaagttttttgtttgttttgttgtgtttttgtaGATACcgaacctttgatttcattggtacagggaattccCAGGGAAGGAAGctcctctatccactatcccCCACACAACTTATGGTCTTAGGTCACAGAGCAGTTACATAGCTTGCCCGAGATCACATACACTGTATGTGTCctaggcagaacttgaacccaagtcttcataaCTCTGAAGCACCGCACCATACTGCCTTTCGTATTTTCCTAAGATCataaattttagagctagaagtatGTCAGAGGTATTCTAATCCAACGCCCTCATTTTCCATATATGCAAACTAGGACCCAGAGAGAGGTTAatggacttgcctaaggtcaccaaGATCATAATGAATAAAATTGGGATTtgtactcaagtcttctgacaccAAAAACCAACCCTATTTCCATGGTACCATTGTTTGTGGGGCGGGTACGAGGAGTGGGAGGAAGTTGTAATGGTTCTCAGCCCTCTGGATGATGCCCGTGGCCAGGAGAAGTGGGAGATAGTTGCGCCACAGAAAATAACCACTTTCCCTTTCAGTTGTTATTTTAACCTTTATAGGCCTAACGGGCTGCTGAAGCAAGCAGATGGATGTGACTTTTTTGCCAGAAGCCAATAAAACAAACAGCCACGTCACAATGATAAGCCCTGTGTGTGCTCCACAGGCACCTGAGGACTACTCTGAGACAAAGCGCCCCTACAGTGGAGCAGGTTGGGACAAGGGACCTTTGGATTGGTAACAATGAGAAACCCGTCCTTCCTGATGAGAGGGCTGCTTCCTGAAAGAGGCTTCCCATATGTGGGCAGGAAGTGTGGGGGCAAAGGTAGGCATCCAGGAGATAGCCCACAGTGGGACCAATGGTTCCCCTTAAATCAGCACCCTGTGCTTAGCCAGCTACAGCTACTTCACAAGCTCCTCCAACTCCCAGAAAAGTGACTGGGCCTCTGGGACAAAGGATGCTGGTGTTCTCACTCTcctcttggctctttttttcaaGGGACAGGGTAATTCTAGGAGCAAGAGCACAGCTGTGTTACTGCTCTGGGAGGACATTAAGAGATCAGGTTTTCTCCATCGGAAGGAAAGACAGCAGCAGCCCCTATGTGTCAGTGTGTATGCTCCCAGATCTGCTGGAGGAGGCAGCTTTCAAGTGTGCTGCTTACCCCTTGGCACCTTGCTCAGGCTGTCTTCCTACTTAGACCAGGGGTTTTTATCCTGTTGGAATGCTGCATTTCCATGACATCCTCCCCTCTACCTCCACCCCTACCTGAAATGCATGTGCACATACGCAGATGTATAGTCATATGGGATCTATTCATTTT
Proteins encoded in this window:
- the RASSF10 gene encoding ras association domain-containing protein 10 translates to MEPPEEKISVWICQEEKIISGLSRRTTCSDVVRVLLEDSRQRRQQQQPRRRRRRRRAREEGGGEAEGDPRGGEPQEPEEDEEEAPAQGMLWGPPQCYCIVEKWRGFERILPNKTRILRLWAAWGDEQENVRFVLVPSEASLPNTGPRSAEARVVLSKESPCSGRGAAARPSRALTQEKQRRVVRKAFRKLAKINRRRQQQPPSPCSSTSTSSSTASSSSSPLTQDSASGERMETLVHLVLSQDHTIRQQVQRIRELDREIDRYEAKVHLDRMRRHGVNYVQDTYLVGAVAELDGSGTLKKGPDEEPPPSNEGGPEAAALAEYARRCDQMLQLQEQRAQQEELLERVAAEIQEELNQRWMRRRQEELSGQLGPDAEGSPEGELLLEQERLKTQLSTSLYIGLRLSTDLEAVKSDLDYSQQQWELKERELQSLLETLNSLDFMPSPDGAGEPGSRAPDQEAGGDRAHEEAAAAGAGPSPGPEVWVDQARGLAKGCQGNDEDSDTGLSSMHSQDSDSVPVCESLV